The following are encoded in a window of Candidatus Acidulodesulfobacterium acidiphilum genomic DNA:
- the uvrA gene encoding excinuclease ABC subunit UvrA → MERKIVIKGARQHNLKNINVEIPKDKLVVITGLSGSGKSSLAFDTVFAEGQRRYLESLSSYARQFMEQMDKPDVDSVEGLSPAISIEQKSVSKNPRSTVGTITEIYDYLRVLFARIGIPYCYKCGKKIEPKTIDSMVKSVYSNKAGEKLIVLSPIAINRKGEFKAKFDDYLKHGFYRIYADGKEYNLDEPINLDKKKKHNIDLVIDRLTIKEENKKRLFDSIELALKLSSGILKLRYEDREEILTENSICLNCNISYGKPEPAVFSFNSPQGACPECGGLGYKEYFDEDLIVPDKNLSLKEDAIIIFKNSTPVYKSQIFNSLSKHYGFDLYTPYKDLSADIKQALLYGSGEEKIKFFDATGGSSYHLRHWEGIIPMLERNIAEGNYLLDPNKFKSEKVCPECGGFRLRKESLSYKIGGLNIAEISDLNVKNELDFFNKLELSNYEIEIAAKILNEVKERLRFLVNVGLEYLTLSRQAQTLSGGESQRIRLASQIGSGLTGVLYVMDEPSIGLHMRDNERLLKTIFELRDKGNSLIVVEHDETTMLKSDYIIDMGPGAGKNGGYVIAHGTPEEIMKNPDSLTGKYLTGQLKIPIPEFRREHLSGYLEIKGAKMNNLKNIDVKIPLNNFVCITGVSGSGKSTLILDTLYQAVFAYKNGYAIDFKRFNIDAIKNVDYFDRVVNIDQSPIGRTPRSNPATYTGIFTLIREIFAGTKESKSRGYDPGRFSFNVKGGRCEACSGDGVKKIEMLFMPDVYVMCDVCKGKRYNAPTLEITYKNKNIYDVLNMTVKEAYVFFNAIPPLAHKLKFLIDVGLDYINLGQLATTLSGGEAQRIKLSKELSRPGQYKTLYILDEPTTGLHFDDIGKLLIILNLLVEAGNTVIVIEHNLDVIKSADYIIDMGHEGGEGGGEIIAAGTPEEISVNENSSIGKYLLPLLDFK, encoded by the coding sequence AAGCTTGTAGTTATAACGGGACTTTCAGGCTCCGGCAAATCCTCCCTTGCGTTCGACACCGTATTTGCAGAAGGGCAAAGGAGATATCTTGAATCTCTGTCGTCATATGCGCGGCAGTTCATGGAACAAATGGATAAACCGGACGTAGATTCGGTAGAAGGACTTTCTCCGGCCATTTCTATCGAACAAAAGTCCGTCAGTAAAAATCCCCGTTCTACGGTCGGCACAATTACCGAAATATACGATTATTTAAGAGTTCTTTTCGCCAGAATAGGTATTCCGTACTGTTATAAGTGCGGTAAAAAAATCGAACCAAAAACCATAGATAGTATGGTGAAATCGGTTTATTCCAATAAAGCCGGCGAAAAACTTATAGTTCTATCTCCTATAGCAATTAACAGAAAGGGAGAGTTTAAGGCAAAATTCGACGATTACTTAAAACATGGTTTTTATAGAATTTATGCCGACGGGAAGGAATATAATTTAGACGAACCGATTAATTTAGACAAAAAAAAGAAGCATAATATAGACTTAGTCATAGACAGGCTGACAATAAAAGAAGAAAATAAAAAAAGACTGTTCGATTCCATAGAACTTGCTTTAAAATTATCTTCCGGCATATTAAAACTTAGATATGAAGACAGGGAAGAAATATTAACCGAAAATTCTATCTGCTTAAACTGCAATATAAGTTACGGCAAACCGGAACCCGCAGTTTTTTCCTTTAACAGCCCGCAGGGCGCTTGTCCCGAATGCGGCGGTTTGGGTTACAAGGAATATTTTGACGAGGATCTGATAGTTCCCGATAAAAATCTTTCGTTAAAAGAAGATGCTATAATTATTTTTAAAAATTCTACTCCCGTATATAAAAGCCAAATTTTTAACTCGCTTTCAAAACATTACGGATTTGATTTATATACTCCTTATAAAGATTTGAGCGCAGATATAAAGCAGGCATTACTATACGGTTCGGGAGAAGAAAAAATTAAATTTTTCGATGCGACCGGCGGCTCTTCCTATCATTTAAGGCATTGGGAAGGTATAATACCAATGCTTGAAAGAAATATAGCCGAAGGAAATTATCTACTGGATCCTAATAAATTCAAATCGGAAAAAGTTTGTCCCGAATGCGGCGGTTTCAGGTTGAGGAAAGAATCTTTAAGCTATAAAATAGGCGGACTAAATATAGCGGAAATTTCGGATTTAAACGTTAAAAATGAGCTGGATTTTTTTAATAAGCTTGAATTAAGCAATTACGAGATTGAAATTGCGGCAAAAATTTTAAACGAGGTTAAAGAAAGGTTAAGGTTTTTAGTAAACGTAGGGCTTGAATATCTGACTCTTTCAAGACAGGCGCAGACGCTGTCGGGCGGGGAATCGCAGAGGATAAGATTGGCCTCGCAAATCGGCTCCGGTCTTACCGGCGTTTTATACGTAATGGACGAGCCGAGTATAGGACTGCATATGAGGGATAACGAGAGGCTTCTTAAGACCATTTTTGAATTGCGGGATAAAGGCAACAGTCTGATAGTCGTGGAGCACGACGAAACTACAATGCTCAAATCGGACTATATAATCGATATGGGCCCTGGTGCGGGGAAGAACGGCGGCTACGTTATAGCGCACGGAACTCCGGAAGAAATTATGAAAAATCCGGATTCTTTAACCGGCAAATATTTGACTGGGCAGTTAAAAATTCCTATACCAGAATTCAGAAGGGAGCATTTATCCGGTTATTTAGAAATAAAAGGCGCAAAGATGAATAATTTGAAAAATATTGACGTTAAAATTCCGTTGAATAATTTCGTATGTATAACTGGAGTTTCAGGGTCGGGGAAAAGCACTTTGATTTTGGATACTCTATATCAGGCGGTTTTTGCCTATAAGAACGGTTATGCAATCGATTTTAAAAGGTTTAATATCGATGCTATAAAGAACGTAGATTATTTCGACAGAGTAGTTAATATAGACCAGTCGCCTATAGGAAGAACTCCAAGGTCTAATCCTGCAACGTATACCGGAATTTTTACTTTAATAAGGGAAATTTTCGCCGGCACTAAAGAATCGAAATCAAGGGGCTACGATCCAGGCAGATTCAGTTTTAACGTTAAAGGAGGCAGATGCGAAGCCTGCAGCGGAGACGGCGTAAAAAAAATAGAAATGCTTTTTATGCCCGACGTTTATGTTATGTGCGACGTATGCAAAGGTAAAAGATATAATGCTCCTACGTTAGAAATCACTTATAAAAATAAAAATATTTACGACGTTTTAAATATGACGGTTAAAGAAGCTTACGTTTTTTTTAACGCTATTCCGCCGCTTGCCCATAAACTAAAATTTTTAATAGACGTCGGATTGGATTATATAAATCTCGGCCAGCTTGCAACTACGCTTTCGGGAGGCGAAGCCCAGAGAATAAAGCTGTCGAAAGAATTATCGAGACCTGGACAGTATAAAACATTATATATACTTGACGAACCGACGACAGGGCTTCATTTCGACGATATCGGCAAGCTTTTGATCATATTAAACCTTCTCGTAGAAGCAGGAAATACCGTTATAGTTATTGAACACAATTTAG